The Candidatus Saccharimonadia bacterium genomic interval ATGCAGCAAACCCTCTACACCCACGGCCGGTTCGTGGCCCAGCAGCCGGCCGGCGCCGAATACTCCACGGTCGGCGGCCTTGTGGCCACCGGCTCGGCCGGGCAGTCCGCGGTCAAGTACGGCTCCCTGCGCGAGGCCGTGCGAGGCCTGAAGGTGGTGCTAGCCGACAGCTCGCTCATCGAGACCAGCCGCATCAGCGCCCGCGAGCTCAATCGTCGCAAGGGCTTCACCACCCTCGAAGGCGAAATCTACCGCCGTGTCGACAGCCTGCTGCTCGACGGCGCCGACCTCATCAAACGCCATCACCTCACCGGCGTGCCCAACACCGCCGGCTACGATCTCTGGTCGGTGCGCCGCCCCAATGGCTCGTTTGACCTCACGCCGCTGTTTATCGGCTCGCAGGGCACGCTCGGTATCATCACCGAAATCACGCTGGCCACGCTGCCCTACGCTCCTCGCACCACGCTAGCCGTGGGCTTTTTCGCCACCGTGGCCGGCGCCGGCGAGGCCGTAGCCCGTCTGCGCAGCCTCGGCCCCTGCGCCATCGAGCTGGTCGACCGCCATGTGCTCGATTACTACCGCGAACTCCGCCCCGATGACCTCACTGGCCTCGTCCCCGACCCCACGCCGGCCATCACCCTGCTCGTCGAATTCGACAACCACTCGCAGCTGGCCCAAAAAATCCGTAGCACCCGCGCCGAGCGCATAATGCGCCGTCACGGTGCCACGGTGCGAATCTCGACCGACCCGGTCGAGCAAGTCGCGCTCTGGAAGATTCGCCGCAGCACCGTCGCCACCTGGCTGTCGCATGGTTCCAAGCACGCGCTGCCGTTTATCGAAGACGCCGCGGTGCCGGTGGAGAAGTTGCCCCAATTCATCGACAAAACCTACAAACTCCTGCGGCAGCACGACCTCGAGCCCGCGCTCTGGGGCCACGCCGGCAGCGGCAACCTGCGCCTCCAGCCTCGTCTCGACCTCTCCAAGAAAAAAGACGTCGACAAACTCTTCACCCTCGCCCGCGAATACGCCGAACTCGTCATATCGCTCGGCGGCACGCCCTCGGCGTCCCATGGCGACAACCTGTTGCGCGCTACCTTCCTGCCCAAGCTCTATGGCGAAGAATTATACGAAATTTTGGCTTCAGTAAAGCATATATTCGACCCCCAAGATATCTTCAACCCAGCCCAGCTCACCGGCGCCACCGAAGACTACGCCCGCGCCCATCTGCGCACCCATTTCACCGCCAGTCAGCTGCACGATTACCACGTTTACACCTAGCTCGTATTAATCACAAGGAGACCCCGCCGTGCTCGTATCAAACTTACTCCGCCGTCACAAAACCCCCGCCCCCACCTTCGCCCCCGGTCTGTTTCTGGGCCTGCTCGTAGTCTTCACCCTGCTCGGCCAAAGCAAGCCGACCGTTGGCCTGGTAGGCATTGGCACCACGCTCATCGTCACGGGCACGCTCATCATCCTGAACCGCCAGCGCATCTGGGACGATTACCGCAAGGGCTATCGCAAAAGTAAAGGCCTCGCCGCCCTCTGGGCCAAACCCAACCCCGTGTATTACACCCTCAACGTGCTCTTTTTATGGCCGTTTATCGTCTTCTTGGGCATCGTTTGCCTGTGGGCCGCCTACATGCTAAGCTAACGCAGTTACAACCCAGCTCTGCGCGAGTGGTGGAATGGTATACACACTAGTCTGAGGGACTAGCGCCGCAAGGCTTGGAGGTTCGACTCCTCTCTCGCGCACCAAGGTCTAATCCAATTTATTACAGATAGGAATGCTTCCGAATTTCGGGGTATTTTTATTTTTTGCCAAGTCCACTTAGCTACAGCTCGCTATTCGCGGGAGCTGTAGCTGCCTTATATTCACGGCGGCCGCCAGTAACTGCCACGATTACGCTAAACGTAGCCAGCGCTAGTACGAGCAAAAGCGCAAAACGATACCGCCCCAGCCCAATGGCGGTGCTACTGGCAAACAAGGAAGCGACGACTGCCAGGATGATGCCGCTGCCAATCTGGAAAGCCGAGAGCACAATGCCCGATGCTAAACCGTGCTCAGACTCACGCGTTTGGGCCAGCCCCTTGATGTTGATCGATGGAAAAGCCATCGCAAAACCTAATCCTATAAATAGCTGAAGGATAGCCACCAATACCAGGTTCGGAACAGAATCGAGCAGTATAAACCACGCAAAGCCAAGCGTTTGCAAGAGTAACCCGGCAATAATTAACGGTATCGTGCCAATACGGAAGCTAAGCTTGGCGAATTTGGTGGCGCTCAGTGCTACAATGCTGCCTCCAAACGCAAACGACAATGCCGACTGGAATGGCGACCAACCGAGTACGTTTTGCAAATATAGTACGGCCACAAATTGAAACGCCACGTAGTTGCCTTGCATCAGGAAGGCCAGCAGTGACGCGTAGCTCAGGCCTGGTCGCCGGAAGATAGCTAGGGGTAGCAGCGGTGCAGCGGCACGCGTATGTTCGTGGTGCAAAAACAATCCGAGCAGCGCCAGTCCTGCGCCAAGCGGCCCAAGTGCGGCCATCGAAATCCAGCCATAGCTGGCAGCCTGGGCAGCACCAAACACGATTAACAGCAGCGCAACCGTGCCCATAACCGAGCCCGGCAAGTCAAACCGCTTACTTTTTTGGCTTGGCTTGTCGCGCTCTAGAGCCAAGGCGCCAATAGCTACTACTACCAGGGCAATAGGTGCCGGCAAAAGCATTGTGTAACGCCAGCTGAGGTTGCCTACCAGCCCCCCAATAACCATGCCGAGCGCAAAGCCTGCCGCCCCGGTAGACGAAAATACACCCAAGGCATGGGTACGCTTAGCTGGCTCCTGATGCAGACCCAGTAGCAGCGACAGCGCCGCTGGGCCGGTAAAGCCGGCGCAGATGCCCTTGATAATGCGTGCCGCTATGAGCAGCCAAGGTTCGCTTGTCAGGCCGGCAACCAGGCTAGCCAAGGCAAACAACAACATGGAAAGCAAAAATACCCGCCGCCGTCCAAACAGATCCGCCACCCGGCCACCCAGAAGCAGGAATCCACCGTAGCCTAGGACGTAGCCAGATACAATCCATTGCAGGCTCTGAGCATCCATGCCCAAAGCGTGCTGAATTGCTGGTAGTACGACCGCAGTGCTTGATATGTCCATGCCATCCAAAAACTGTGCAATACAAAGCAGCGCCAAAATGCCGCCGGTCGACAGTGCCAGCTGAGGCTTAGCCAGAACAGTACTCATACTTTTATCCCTCATTTACATTTTACCCACCTACATATACGCAAAAGCTCTCTTTATTGCAAGAACTGACTAGTTTGTTATATACTAACCAATTAGAGAGTCATATATTTAATGAACAACCCTCAAAACTATAAGCCCGAGTACGCACTCGAATTAATCGGCGGCAAATGGAAGATGCCCATTTTATGGCGGCTCGACCGGCCCGAGCCCTGGCGCTACAGTGAGCTCAAGCGTGATCTGGGCAACGTTTCGCACAAAATGCTATCGCAGCAGCTCAAGGAACTAGAGCGCGACGGCTTTATCACGCGCTACGCCTACCCTGTCGTGCCGCCCAGGGTCGAATATGCACTCACAGATAAAGGACGCTTGACCTTGCCTGCGCTCCAGGCGCTTTGTCAGCTCAATGCAGCTTTGCAAGATAGAGAGTGTAACCCTATAGTCATCGCGCCTTCCGGTGAGGTTGTCCTCGGTTAATGCAAGGCCTGTCGCACGTCTTCTCCGAAGGCTTGGAGAAGTTGGGTATCTGGCCGGATGGCGTTTGCTTCAATAGACATCAATCTTTCAAAAGTAAAGCCCAAATCCGTCATTTTACGGCAGAACAATGTCAAACTTGCCTCTATCGAGTTCCACCTAACGTCGCATTGGCGCACCATTTTTGAATAACAGATAGGAAGGCTCTCAAGATGCGAGGCCTTTTTATTTTGAATCGCATTTCTAATCTGTTGCATTGGTTTGATATACTTTAAAAAATGCAAAGAATACTCATTGTTGGCGTCAGCGGGACCGGCAAGACACGGCTGGCTCGGCGCATGTCTATCAAGCTGCACATCCGGGCAGTTTTACTCGACACGATATTTTGGAAAGAGAACTGG includes:
- a CDS encoding FAD-binding oxidoreductase — encoded protein: MKQAYLKELASRLLGSVTDTADALEHFSTDQSIFTATPTAVIYPQNTADVRKTVQFSAERAAAGRPLPLVPRGKGSDQSGGAVGEGLQVVFPAHLNKLLRLDRDAVTVQPGILFQTMQQTLYTHGRFVAQQPAGAEYSTVGGLVATGSAGQSAVKYGSLREAVRGLKVVLADSSLIETSRISARELNRRKGFTTLEGEIYRRVDSLLLDGADLIKRHHLTGVPNTAGYDLWSVRRPNGSFDLTPLFIGSQGTLGIITEITLATLPYAPRTTLAVGFFATVAGAGEAVARLRSLGPCAIELVDRHVLDYYRELRPDDLTGLVPDPTPAITLLVEFDNHSQLAQKIRSTRAERIMRRHGATVRISTDPVEQVALWKIRRSTVATWLSHGSKHALPFIEDAAVPVEKLPQFIDKTYKLLRQHDLEPALWGHAGSGNLRLQPRLDLSKKKDVDKLFTLAREYAELVISLGGTPSASHGDNLLRATFLPKLYGEELYEILASVKHIFDPQDIFNPAQLTGATEDYARAHLRTHFTASQLHDYHVYT
- a CDS encoding MFS transporter; protein product: MSTVLAKPQLALSTGGILALLCIAQFLDGMDISSTAVVLPAIQHALGMDAQSLQWIVSGYVLGYGGFLLLGGRVADLFGRRRVFLLSMLLFALASLVAGLTSEPWLLIAARIIKGICAGFTGPAALSLLLGLHQEPAKRTHALGVFSSTGAAGFALGMVIGGLVGNLSWRYTMLLPAPIALVVVAIGALALERDKPSQKSKRFDLPGSVMGTVALLLIVFGAAQAASYGWISMAALGPLGAGLALLGLFLHHEHTRAAAPLLPLAIFRRPGLSYASLLAFLMQGNYVAFQFVAVLYLQNVLGWSPFQSALSFAFGGSIVALSATKFAKLSFRIGTIPLIIAGLLLQTLGFAWFILLDSVPNLVLVAILQLFIGLGFAMAFPSINIKGLAQTRESEHGLASGIVLSAFQIGSGIILAVVASLFASSTAIGLGRYRFALLLVLALATFSVIVAVTGGRREYKAATAPANSEL
- a CDS encoding helix-turn-helix domain-containing protein, yielding MNNPQNYKPEYALELIGGKWKMPILWRLDRPEPWRYSELKRDLGNVSHKMLSQQLKELERDGFITRYAYPVVPPRVEYALTDKGRLTLPALQALCQLNAALQDRECNPIVIAPSGEVVLG